One genomic region from Colletotrichum lupini chromosome 7, complete sequence encodes:
- a CDS encoding ribosomal L18ae protein family, with protein MGKHNSSLLAWIWILDANACCEFFEPRPRRTNFFKHACFMDSPTPTAISSHIKRDYSTLPNYEWVGAWLGRNKKEGNERKTWHDLTTERDSALPSETDRPENSQQHEMTQLFASLNPEIVIGRHLPTESNPTPALYRMTIFAPNVTVAKSRYWYFLRGLKKVKKATGEIVSVKEIQEKHPLKVKNFGVWLRYDSRSGTHNMYKEYREMSRTDAVEALYSDMAARHRARFRSIHILKVVELEKGDDVKRPYIKQLITKGLSFPLPHRVSKLNNQKIFSAKRPTTFA; from the exons ATGGGTAAGCACAATTCCTCTCTCCTCGCTTGGATCTGGATCTTGGATGCGAATGCTTGCTGCGAATTTTTCGAACCCCGACCGCGACGAACAAACTTTTTCAAG CACGCCTGCTTCATGGATTCACCAACACCGACTGCCATCAGCTCGCATATCAAGCGAGACTACAGCACACTACCAAACTACGAATGGGTCGGGGCTTGGCTTGGGAGGAACAAGAAAGAGGGGAATGAGCGCAAGACCTGGCATGACCTCACGACGGAACGCGATTCTGCCCTCCCGTCCGAAACCGACCGACCGGAAAATTCGCAGCAGCACGAAATGACACAGCTATTCGCATCCTTGAATCCAGAGATT GTCATTGGGCGCCACTTGCCCACCGAGTCCAACCCGACTCCCGCGTTGTACCGCATGACCATCTTCGCTCCCAATGTCACGGTTGCGAAGTCCCGTTACTGGTACTTCTTGCGTGGCCTGAAGAAGGTCAAGAAGGCCACCGGTGAGATCGTCAGCGTCAAGGAG ATCCAGGAGAAGCACCCCCTCAAGGTCAAGAACTTCGGTGTCTGGCTCCGCTACGACTCCCGCTCCGGCACCCACAACATGTACAAGGAGTACCGCGAGATGTCCCGCACCGACGCCGTCGAGGCTCTCTACTCCGACATGGCCGCCCGCCACCGTGCCCGCTTCAGGTCCATCCAC ATCCTCAAGGTCGTCGAGCTCGAGAAGGGCGACGATGTCAAGCGCCCTTACATCAAGCAGCTCATCACCAAGGGCCTCAGCTTCCCCCTACCCCACCGCGTCTCCAAGCTCAACAACCAGAAGATCTTCAGCGCGAAGCGTCCCACCACCTTCGCATAA
- a CDS encoding PCI domain-containing protein, whose protein sequence is MEPLFEEFRNAYKTRSGYSLAQTLQPFSPVNKPDKLRSIYLSTNVQEAKSDIKYMLLGRGSGSKKFKLDHEETTGWVEVYTAYWKAIGEILKVEGDSAAGGRSSSWTKVYESWKEFTTALIRGYTNYGFEAWTIPCLYLAGKHLRLFAISSDEERSTTEATADAMELADDYDPDLEKQKQLRDCEQQLKRIFTLCLSDRYVDKPECSWLVLIVYRAPLEESRKWAIYYIINLLFKTYFKLNSASLSRTILKALSTNRGDMPPLEAFPKSQRVTFKYYEGVLFFLEENYVEAEKHLTEAWSLCHKGAKSNQERILTYLIPCHLLTTHTLPSSKLLEPYPRLQKLFLPLSQCIRKGDLRNFDLALQEGEEEFVRRRIYLTLERGRDIALRNLLRKVFVAGGFEEAKETGTAPVRRTRVPVAEFTAAISLGSQETVDPDEVECLLANMIYKNLMKGYIARERGIVVLSKNGAFPGTGV, encoded by the exons ATGGAGCCTCTGTTTGAAGAGTTCCGCAATGCCTACAAGACTCGGTCTGGGTACTCTCTTGCGCAGACACTTCAGCCATTCAGTCCAGTCAACAAGCCGGACAAGCTACGGTCCATCTATCTGAGCACCAACGTCCAAGAAGCCAAGAGTGACATCAAGTACATGCTCCTCGGTCGGGGCTCGGGATCTAAGAAATTCAAGCTCGACCATGAGGAGACTACGGGCTGGGTAGAAGTCTACACAGCGTACTGGAAAGCCATTGGCGAGATCCTCAAAGTAGAGGGCGACTCCGCTGCTGGAGGTAGG TCTTCATCATGGACCAAGGTGTATGAGTCTTGGAAGGAATTCACCACCGCTCTCATCCGAGGCTACACTAATTATGGCTTCGAGGCGTGGACAATTCCGTGCCTCTACCTTGCTGGCAAGCATTTGCGACTCTTCGCCATCAGCTCAGACGAAGAGCGGAGCACCACCGAGGCCACTGCTGACGCAATGGAGCTTGCTGACGACTACGATCCGGACTTGGAGAAGCAAAAGCAGCTGCGCGACTGCGAGCAGCAGCTCAAGCGTATCTTCACTCTGTGTCTGAGCGATAGGTATGTCGACAAACCCGAATGCTCTTGGCTAGTCCTAATTGTGTACAGAGCACCTCTCGAAGAATCAAGAAAGTGGGCTATTTACTACATCATCAACTTGCTCTTCAAGACCTACTTCAAACTCAACTCGGCAAGTCTGAGTCGGACAATCCTGAAGGCGTTGTCCACGAACCGTGGAGACATGCCGCCCCTGGAAGCATTCCCCAAGTCACAGCGGGTGACATTCAAGTATTACGAGGGCgtgctcttcttcttggagGAGAACTATGTTGAG GCCGAAAAGCACCTCACAGAGGCATGGTCCCTGTGTCACAAGGGTGCGAAGAGCAACCAAGA GAGAATTCTCACCTATCTAATACCATGCCATCTCCTCACCACACATACCCTGCCCAGTAGCAAACTCCTTGAGCCCTACCCGCGGCTGCAAAAACTCTTTCTCCCACTGTCGCAGTGCATCCGCAAAGGCGACTTGCGCAACTTTGACCTAGCTCTACAAGAAGGCGAAGAGGAGTTCGTCCGCCGCAGAATCTACCTTACGTTGGAGCGCGGTCGCGACATTGCCCTGCGCAACCTATTGCGCAAAGTCTTTGTCGCCGGTGGCTTCGAAGAGGCGAAGGAAACCGGCACCGCTCCCGTTCGTAGGACCAGAGTTCCAGTCGCCGAGTTCACAGCTGCTATCAGCCTTGGTAGCCAGGAGACTGTTGACCCAGACGAGGTTGAGTGCCTGCTGGCAAACATGATTTACAAG AACCTCATGAAGGGCTACATCGCCCGCGAGCGCGGCATCGTCGTCCTCTCCAAGAACGGGGCGTTCCCCGGAACAGGGGTTTAG